The DNA region GAGCACATCCTTGGTAAGGATGAGGTCAGCGGTTCAATCCCGCTCGTGAGCTCCATGGCGGCGTAGCTCAGGTGGTAGAGCAGGCGGTTCATACCCGCCGCGTCCGGGGTTCAAATCCCTGCGCCGCCACCAATTTATACATAATTCTTGGGACAAGCTGAGGCTTGACCAAGCTATTTTTTTATTTATTTTGATTAGCAAAATCTACTGTTTTAGGAGGTTTTAGTATGGCAAAGCAAAAGTTTGAAAGAACCAAGCCACACGTAAACGTGGGGACCATCGGTCACGTTGACCATGGTAAGACCACCCTGACCGCTGCGATCACCACTTGTCTTTCCACCGCAGGCGGCGCAACCAAAACTGCTTACGACGAAATCGACAAAGCACCTGAAGAAAAAG from Dethiobacter alkaliphilus AHT 1 includes:
- a CDS encoding GTP-binding protein gives rise to the protein MAKQKFERTKPHVNVGTIGHVDHGKTTLTAAITTCLSTAGGATKTAYDEIDKAPEEK